Proteins encoded by one window of Cyclobacteriaceae bacterium:
- a CDS encoding bifunctional riboflavin kinase/FAD synthetase, with protein MKIYHTPDDFVKLTNAVVTSGTFDGVHVGHQKILARLKEVAEKSRGETVVITFWPHPRLVLYPEDTSLKLLNTFEEKAELLKQEGIRHLIRIPFTKEFSNLSSEEFITRILVETIGTKKLVIGYDHRFGHNREGSFEELKVNGPRYGFDVEEIPPQDVDNITVSSTKIRKALESGDIETANHLLGKPYSISGRVIKGDRLGRLIGFPTANIDIDTHYKLIPVDGIYSVTASHEGQTYKGMLYIGYRPTVGGAHKSIEVNIFDFDKDIYGETLTIKFINMIRSDMKFNDLDELKEQLHRDKEEALKQLKEVL; from the coding sequence ATGAAAATCTATCACACACCGGATGATTTTGTAAAACTCACCAACGCTGTTGTAACCAGCGGCACATTTGATGGCGTTCATGTAGGCCATCAAAAAATTCTGGCGCGGTTAAAAGAAGTGGCCGAGAAATCAAGGGGCGAAACGGTAGTGATAACCTTCTGGCCTCATCCGCGGTTAGTGTTATATCCGGAAGATACCAGTCTGAAATTACTCAACACCTTTGAGGAAAAAGCTGAACTACTCAAACAAGAGGGCATTCGGCATTTAATCAGAATCCCGTTCACCAAAGAATTTTCAAATCTTTCATCAGAAGAATTCATTACCCGAATTCTGGTTGAGACCATCGGTACAAAAAAATTGGTGATTGGCTACGATCATCGCTTTGGCCACAACCGTGAAGGCAGCTTTGAAGAGTTAAAAGTCAACGGACCACGCTATGGATTTGATGTAGAAGAAATTCCTCCGCAAGATGTTGATAACATTACGGTGAGCTCCACAAAAATTCGCAAAGCGCTTGAAAGCGGTGATATCGAAACAGCCAATCATTTGCTTGGCAAGCCCTACAGCATCAGCGGACGCGTAATCAAGGGAGACCGGTTAGGTCGGTTAATCGGATTCCCCACGGCCAACATTGACATTGACACACATTACAAGTTAATTCCTGTTGACGGAATATATTCAGTAACAGCATCGCACGAAGGGCAAACCTATAAAGGCATGCTTTATATCGGGTACAGACCCACCGTTGGTGGTGCGCACAAATCCATAGAAGTGAATATTTTTGATTTCGATAAAGATATTTATGGTGAAACACTTACCATAAAATTCATCAACATGATTCGCAGCGATATGAAATTCAACGACCTGGATGAACTCAAAGAACAACTTCATCGCGATAAAGAAGAAGCTTTGAAACAGCTGAAAGAAGTGTTGTGA
- the truB gene encoding tRNA pseudouridine(55) synthase TruB codes for MENPSVDRVLLINKPLQWTSFDVVNKLRYKLKMKKIGHAGTLDPLATGLLIICTGKMTKRIEEFMGLEKEYTGKIVIGQTTPSHDLETAVSDPVDVNHITLDTIRAVARELTGKIQQIPPAHSAIKIGGKRAYAMARKGKDPELKPREVEVSVFEIVSYEKPVVEFRIVCSKGTYIRSLVRDLGEKLGVGAYLSQLCRTRIGSYKLEDSLTLEEVEP; via the coding sequence ATGGAAAATCCTTCGGTTGATCGTGTGTTGCTCATTAACAAACCGCTTCAATGGACTTCCTTTGATGTGGTGAACAAGCTACGCTACAAACTGAAAATGAAAAAGATCGGTCATGCAGGAACACTGGATCCACTCGCCACAGGTTTGCTCATCATCTGCACCGGCAAAATGACCAAGCGCATTGAAGAATTTATGGGGCTGGAAAAAGAGTACACCGGAAAAATCGTGATCGGGCAAACAACTCCATCGCATGATTTGGAAACTGCAGTATCGGACCCGGTTGATGTAAACCACATCACCCTGGATACCATACGCGCTGTTGCCCGCGAGTTAACCGGTAAAATTCAGCAAATACCACCGGCTCATTCGGCTATAAAAATTGGCGGGAAACGAGCTTATGCCATGGCGCGTAAAGGAAAAGACCCGGAACTTAAACCTCGCGAAGTGGAAGTAAGCGTCTTTGAAATCGTATCGTATGAAAAGCCGGTTGTTGAATTCCGGATTGTTTGTTCGAAAGGCACTTACATACGCAGCCTCGTACGCGACCTGGGTGAAAAACTTGGCGTTGGCGCCTATCTTTCACAACTTTGCCGCACCCGTATAGGTTCATATAAACTGGAGGACAGCCTGACGTTGGAAGAAGTGGAACCATGA
- the gldC gene encoding gliding motility protein GldC produces MRKTTINFTVELDQNNIPDKILWDASDKPDAAPTETKSISISLWDEGQKNTLRIDLWTKDMPVDEMKRFYIDCLGGLAQSILTATGDEYMAQETNALCDRLVKHLNSEKGV; encoded by the coding sequence ATGCGTAAAACCACTATAAACTTCACCGTAGAACTCGACCAAAACAATATACCCGATAAAATCCTGTGGGATGCATCCGATAAACCCGATGCTGCCCCTACTGAAACCAAAAGCATCAGCATATCGCTTTGGGATGAGGGCCAAAAAAATACACTGCGTATAGATTTGTGGACCAAGGACATGCCCGTTGATGAAATGAAGCGATTCTACATTGATTGTCTGGGCGGGTTGGCTCAGAGCATTTTAACCGCCACCGGTGACGAATACATGGCCCAGGAAACAAACGCACTGTGCGACCGACTGGTAAAACATTTGAACAGCGAAAAAGGGGTATAG
- a CDS encoding undecaprenyl-diphosphate phosphatase: MSVLESIILAIIEGLTEFLPVSSTGHIIIGSSVMGIADDSFTKVFTVAIQFGAILSVIVLYWKKFLQSFEFYFKLGVAFIPAAVVGLLLNDYIDALLERIEVVGFMLIIGGVIFLFIDKVFEANEKNLDQRITYPVALKIGIFQCIAMIPGVSRSAATIIGGLTQKLNKKTAAEFSFFLAVPTMFAATAYKMLVFYKDGPGFSAQEVNLLIIGNIVAFIVALIAIKSFISFLTRHGFKVFGYYRIVLGLVLLTLYYLGVDLAVV; encoded by the coding sequence ATGTCGGTACTCGAATCGATTATACTGGCCATTATAGAAGGCCTGACTGAATTTCTTCCCGTTTCTTCTACCGGTCATATCATTATCGGCTCGTCTGTAATGGGCATTGCTGACGATTCATTTACCAAAGTATTTACCGTGGCCATTCAATTTGGCGCCATTCTTTCTGTAATCGTTTTATACTGGAAAAAATTTCTTCAGTCGTTTGAGTTCTATTTCAAGTTGGGAGTCGCGTTTATACCCGCAGCCGTGGTTGGTCTTTTACTCAACGACTACATTGATGCCTTGCTTGAACGCATTGAAGTAGTTGGCTTTATGTTGATCATTGGCGGAGTAATCTTTTTGTTTATCGATAAAGTATTCGAAGCCAACGAAAAAAATCTGGATCAACGCATCACCTATCCGGTTGCGTTAAAGATTGGCATCTTTCAATGCATAGCCATGATCCCTGGCGTTTCCCGTTCCGCTGCCACCATTATTGGCGGACTCACGCAAAAATTAAACAAGAAAACGGCTGCCGAATTTTCTTTCTTTCTGGCCGTGCCCACCATGTTTGCCGCCACAGCTTATAAGATGCTGGTTTTTTATAAAGATGGTCCCGGTTTTTCTGCTCAGGAGGTAAACCTGCTGATTATCGGAAATATAGTAGCATTTATCGTGGCCTTGATAGCGATTAAATCGTTCATCAGTTTCCTCACCAGGCATGGGTTTAAAGTTTTTGGGTATTACCGGATTGTGCTCGGCTTGGTTTTGTTAACCCTGTACTACCTGGGTGTTGATCTCGCTGTTGTGTAA
- a CDS encoding CoA transferase subunit A, which produces MINKVVADADEALHDITDNVTLMLGGFGLSGIPENCIQALLRKGVKGLTCISNNAGVDDFGIGLLLKTRQVKKMISSYVGENAEFERQLLSGELEVDLIPQGTLAERIRAGGAGIPAFFTPAGYGTEVAEGKEVREFHGKMYLMEHWLRADFSLVKAWKGDTAGNLVFRGTSRNFNPMMAAAGKITIAEVEELVPLGELDPNQIHTPGIYVQRIFEGKNYEKRIEQRTITKF; this is translated from the coding sequence ATGATCAATAAAGTTGTAGCCGATGCGGATGAAGCCCTTCATGACATTACCGATAATGTAACCCTGATGCTGGGTGGCTTCGGACTTTCAGGCATTCCCGAAAATTGCATCCAGGCGTTGTTACGAAAAGGCGTGAAAGGTCTTACCTGCATTTCGAACAATGCCGGTGTTGACGATTTCGGAATTGGCTTGCTGCTTAAAACGCGGCAGGTAAAAAAAATGATTTCATCGTATGTGGGTGAAAATGCGGAGTTCGAGCGACAGTTGCTCTCGGGAGAGTTGGAAGTTGATCTCATTCCGCAAGGCACTCTGGCTGAGCGTATTCGTGCAGGTGGTGCAGGCATTCCGGCCTTCTTCACCCCGGCAGGTTATGGAACCGAAGTGGCTGAAGGAAAAGAGGTACGCGAGTTCCATGGTAAGATGTATTTAATGGAGCATTGGCTTCGCGCTGATTTTTCATTGGTAAAAGCCTGGAAGGGCGATACAGCAGGCAACCTGGTGTTTCGTGGCACATCACGAAATTTCAACCCCATGATGGCTGCAGCCGGAAAAATTACCATCGCAGAAGTGGAAGAACTTGTGCCCCTCGGAGAACTTGATCCCAACCAGATTCACACCCCGGGCATTTACGTGCAACGGATTTTTGAAGGGAAGAATTATGAGAAGAGAATTGAGCAACGAACCATTACTAAATTTTGA
- a CDS encoding YdcF family protein codes for MFFTLSKILGYLTSPLVWACLLLVTSWVIKKKRWKRRLFYAGIITLLFFSNDFIANEAMRLWEVPATPYATISKTYPYGVLLTGVTSTDLHFTQPADRVYFTRGADRVVHTVDLYKRGVVKKILVSGGSGRLITTGKKEADDIVKALVLMGVAETDILLENESRNTAESARKVKAMLHGPGEILLITSAFHMRRSRGCFRKVGLQVDTFSTDFYTHPRYFTPDVLLVPKVEALQIWQRLFKEWIGIAAYRLAGYL; via the coding sequence ATGTTTTTCACGCTTTCCAAAATACTGGGTTATCTGACTTCTCCATTGGTTTGGGCCTGTTTGCTGTTGGTAACATCCTGGGTCATCAAAAAAAAGCGATGGAAGCGCAGGTTGTTTTATGCCGGAATCATCACGTTACTTTTTTTCTCGAACGATTTTATCGCCAATGAAGCTATGCGGTTATGGGAAGTACCGGCAACACCCTATGCCACTATTTCCAAAACCTACCCGTATGGCGTGTTGCTAACCGGTGTTACGTCTACCGATTTGCATTTCACGCAACCCGCAGATCGTGTATATTTTACTCGCGGGGCTGATCGGGTTGTGCACACCGTTGACTTGTACAAACGCGGTGTGGTGAAAAAGATTTTAGTGTCGGGTGGGAGTGGACGACTGATAACAACCGGTAAAAAAGAAGCCGATGATATTGTGAAGGCGCTGGTGTTGATGGGTGTTGCGGAAACGGATATCCTGTTAGAAAATGAATCGCGGAACACCGCGGAATCGGCACGAAAGGTAAAAGCGATGTTGCATGGGCCGGGCGAAATCCTGTTGATCACCTCAGCCTTTCACATGCGCAGATCAAGAGGTTGTTTTAGAAAAGTAGGTTTACAGGTAGATACCTTTAGTACGGATTTTTATACACACCCGCGCTATTTCACCCCCGATGTATTGCTGGTGCCCAAGGTAGAAGCCCTGCAAATCTGGCAACGTTTATTCAAGGAATGGATAGGCATAGCCGCATACCGCTTGGCCGGCTACCTGTAA
- a CDS encoding 3-oxoacid CoA-transferase subunit B, with translation MLDKNGIAKRIAKEVKDGMYINLGIGIPTLVANYIPDNLNVVLQSENGLLGIGPFPTEDKVDPDLINAGKQTITMMPGSALFSSAESFAMIRGGHIHLTILGAMEVSENGDIANWKVPGKMVKGMGGAMDLVASANNIIVAMQHCSKDGASKLLPSCTLPITGINCVKKIVTDLAVLDVLPQGGFKLLERAPGVSVEQIKNATAGKLTIEGEIPEMSI, from the coding sequence ATGTTAGACAAAAACGGTATCGCAAAACGCATCGCAAAAGAGGTTAAAGATGGCATGTACATCAACCTTGGTATTGGTATTCCCACGTTAGTGGCCAACTATATTCCTGATAACCTCAATGTAGTGTTGCAATCGGAAAATGGATTACTGGGCATTGGCCCCTTCCCTACCGAAGATAAAGTTGACCCGGATTTAATCAATGCCGGCAAACAAACCATTACCATGATGCCGGGCTCTGCCCTGTTCAGCTCGGCTGAAAGCTTTGCCATGATACGGGGCGGTCACATTCACTTGACCATTCTTGGCGCGATGGAAGTTTCTGAAAATGGCGACATCGCCAACTGGAAAGTACCCGGTAAAATGGTAAAGGGCATGGGTGGGGCTATGGATCTGGTAGCATCGGCCAACAACATTATTGTAGCCATGCAACATTGCAGTAAAGATGGCGCCTCTAAGCTTTTGCCCTCCTGTACCCTACCCATTACCGGTATTAACTGTGTGAAGAAAATTGTTACCGACCTGGCCGTGTTGGATGTGCTGCCGCAAGGTGGCTTTAAACTACTGGAACGCGCTCCCGGTGTTTCCGTAGAGCAAATCAAAAATGCTACTGCCGGTAAGTTGACTATCGAGGGTGAGATTCCCGAGATGTCAATTTGA
- a CDS encoding IS4 family transposase, whose translation MDKVKKFVGQPILSQILSCVSTSLIKQSAQKHNSNRYYKRIPLRVHLVSLLYGVFSYCNGLREICEGMLACEGKLAHLGLDKAPPRSTLSDANNKRSYLVFETIYFKLLKQYHSFISDSRLRGLSIRNLKIIDSTTIRLFSDILRGVGRNPLDGSRKKGGIKVHALMNAFSGVTEFLRITEAKEHDRKFLYHIKLPANSFLVFDRAYNLYGQFAKWTSQKIWFVTRMKANAVYHVTKVITDNTRKKNAKGILKEQYITIGYKADGEEQRLKLRRITFRADDGKMFIFISNNFSLPAQQIALIYKYRWMIELLFKQIKQNFPIRYFWGESENAIKIQVYCVLIAQLLMVVIRKKAETKKSFANMITVIRLHLMSYVELFGFIHDTYKAWRKAHEPPLPTIT comes from the coding sequence ATGGATAAAGTTAAGAAATTTGTCGGACAGCCGATTTTGTCTCAAATACTTTCTTGCGTTTCTACTTCACTCATCAAGCAATCGGCCCAAAAGCATAATAGCAACCGGTATTACAAGCGTATTCCACTTCGGGTTCACCTGGTAAGCCTGTTGTATGGGGTTTTCAGCTATTGCAATGGACTCCGGGAGATATGCGAAGGCATGCTGGCCTGTGAAGGTAAACTTGCTCACCTGGGATTGGATAAAGCTCCGCCCCGTAGCACATTATCGGATGCCAACAACAAACGAAGCTACCTGGTGTTTGAGACGATCTATTTCAAACTGCTCAAGCAGTACCATAGCTTTATCTCGGACAGCCGGTTGCGGGGATTGAGCATCCGCAATCTGAAAATCATCGACAGCACCACCATCCGACTATTCAGCGATATTCTTCGTGGCGTAGGACGCAATCCATTAGATGGCTCGCGCAAGAAAGGAGGCATTAAAGTTCATGCCCTCATGAATGCATTCAGTGGCGTAACGGAATTTTTGAGAATCACTGAAGCCAAAGAACACGACCGTAAATTCCTCTATCACATTAAGTTACCGGCCAACAGCTTTCTGGTTTTCGACCGTGCCTACAATCTGTACGGGCAGTTTGCCAAATGGACGAGTCAAAAAATCTGGTTCGTTACGCGCATGAAAGCCAACGCAGTATATCACGTCACTAAAGTGATTACAGACAACACAAGAAAGAAAAATGCCAAGGGGATATTGAAAGAACAATACATCACTATTGGCTATAAAGCTGATGGTGAAGAGCAGCGTTTAAAGCTCAGGCGTATCACCTTCCGTGCCGATGACGGCAAGATGTTTATCTTCATCAGTAATAATTTCAGTTTACCTGCTCAGCAAATCGCATTGATTTACAAATACCGGTGGATGATTGAGCTGCTTTTCAAGCAAATCAAGCAGAATTTCCCCATCCGCTACTTCTGGGGTGAAAGCGAAAATGCGATCAAAATACAAGTGTATTGCGTGCTGATTGCCCAACTGCTAATGGTAGTCATTCGAAAGAAAGCCGAAACCAAAAAATCGTTTGCCAACATGATTACCGTTATCAGACTGCACTTGATGAGCTACGTAGAACTCTTTGGCTTCATCCACGATACTTACAAAGCTTGGCGAAAGGCTCATGAACCCCCGCTGCCCACAATCACTTAA
- a CDS encoding permease-like cell division protein FtsX: protein MQKSYSKKKLGSYPSVGVIISITLALIVIGLFGIALIYSNQLEKLVRDNIRMEVYLNTNLTETQRDQIEKKLEALPYISKETLGPALQFVSKEQAAKEFVEKTGEDFTELLGENPLHDAYLVSIDPNFHQAEEMQKIKKEIEGMNGIFQVVPKEGLIESVNKNITSISLILLGLATLLLITVVLLINNTIRLALFSQRFLIRSMQLVGAKHWFIQRPFIVRSLLYGLIAALLASAGIAALVNYAHGEIEDLVLLMNKDHVLMLACALVILGMLVAAISTFFSIGRYLKMSLDELY from the coding sequence ATGCAAAAGTCCTACAGCAAGAAAAAACTGGGCAGTTACCCATCTGTTGGGGTTATCATCAGCATTACGCTAGCCCTGATCGTTATCGGACTTTTCGGAATTGCCCTCATCTACTCCAATCAGCTAGAAAAACTGGTTCGTGACAACATTCGCATGGAAGTGTACCTGAATACCAACCTAACCGAAACCCAACGCGATCAGATTGAGAAAAAACTGGAGGCGCTACCCTACATCAGTAAAGAAACCCTGGGCCCTGCCCTTCAGTTTGTTTCCAAAGAACAAGCTGCCAAAGAATTTGTGGAGAAAACCGGAGAAGATTTTACTGAATTATTGGGAGAAAACCCGCTGCATGATGCCTACCTGGTCAGCATTGATCCCAACTTTCATCAGGCCGAGGAGATGCAAAAAATAAAGAAAGAGATTGAAGGCATGAATGGAATCTTTCAGGTGGTACCAAAAGAAGGCCTGATTGAATCGGTTAATAAAAATATCACCAGCATATCACTCATTTTACTTGGGTTAGCCACCTTACTGCTCATAACCGTTGTGCTGTTAATCAATAATACGATCAGGCTTGCGTTATTTTCGCAACGGTTCCTCATCCGAAGCATGCAATTGGTGGGTGCCAAGCATTGGTTTATTCAACGACCGTTTATTGTTCGGTCACTGTTATACGGATTGATAGCCGCGTTGCTCGCTTCGGCTGGTATTGCTGCGTTGGTTAATTATGCGCACGGAGAAATTGAAGACCTTGTGCTGCTTATGAATAAAGACCATGTATTGATGCTGGCTTGTGCACTTGTAATTCTTGGCATGTTGGTCGCGGCAATCAGCACGTTTTTCTCCATTGGCCGCTATTTAAAAATGTCGCTTGACGAACTCTACTAG
- a CDS encoding DUF3098 domain-containing protein, translated as MENKLPFTKKNYQIMVLGLVTLVIGFIVMSLDKEDYGFGFLGLTLGPLIVLTGFVIEVVAVLYRPDQKK; from the coding sequence ATGGAAAATAAACTCCCGTTTACAAAAAAGAATTATCAGATCATGGTACTTGGGCTGGTTACGCTAGTGATTGGCTTCATCGTGATGTCGCTCGATAAAGAAGATTATGGTTTTGGATTTCTTGGATTGACCTTGGGCCCGCTTATTGTATTAACCGGCTTTGTAATTGAAGTCGTGGCCGTGCTCTACCGTCCTGATCAAAAGAAATAA
- a CDS encoding TonB-dependent receptor — translation MTIYNNFIGGEIVVSKEATDHQGEQINAGSLFSPYVNNPNDVNSYGFGLGVEYKLLKGYTLSGSYNYATFEEDEDSFISGFNMPENKINVGIGNRRINKTNLGFNINFRWQDAYLWESSFGNWNVPEFGVLDAQVSYRIPSIKTIAKLGGTNLLGGDYRTNFGAPFVGQQFYLSLTFDEFFR, via the coding sequence ATGACAATTTATAACAATTTCATTGGTGGAGAGATTGTCGTAAGTAAAGAAGCAACTGACCACCAAGGAGAACAAATCAATGCAGGATCACTGTTTTCCCCTTACGTAAACAACCCAAATGATGTTAACTCTTACGGTTTTGGTTTAGGGGTTGAATACAAGTTGTTGAAAGGATATACACTGAGTGGTTCATACAATTACGCCACCTTTGAAGAAGATGAAGACAGTTTCATCTCTGGATTTAATATGCCCGAAAATAAAATTAATGTGGGCATTGGAAACAGGAGAATCAACAAAACCAATCTTGGATTTAACATCAACTTCCGCTGGCAAGATGCTTACCTGTGGGAATCTTCTTTCGGTAATTGGAATGTACCTGAATTTGGCGTACTGGATGCACAGGTTAGCTATCGGATTCCTTCCATTAAAACCATTGCCAAACTGGGCGGCACCAACTTGCTGGGTGGCGATTACCGCACCAACTTCGGTGCTCCGTTTGTAGGACAGCAGTTCTACCTCTCATTGACTTTTGATGAATTCTTTAGATAA
- a CDS encoding TonB-dependent receptor, protein MEKFYKRSMGLTLLMLLAATMAFAQTTVSGTVKDDAGNPIPGINIKVKGTVAGTISDVRGNFTVTTSQAPPITLEFSFIGYISQEIEITDANTTGLSVTMVENIETLGEVIVTGGRTEESFMRAPVTVEKIDILGIQQTAAPDFFDALANIKGVQVNSGSLNFTQVNTRGFASIANVRFVQLVDGMDTSAPLLNFPTGNIVAMSELDAESMELVPGAASALYGPNAFNGILMMKSKSPFEYQGFSAMVKGGITTSDAQGESFPMYNFSARYAKAFNNKFAFKLNFSLMQATDWKSNDYKTDRLRPESTVDLSGAANFDGLNLYGDETPIPVPIGGTFGTLDLRRTGFREEDILDNDEARSMKADVALHYKLTDKMELLYNWRFGGGSSIYQGTEKYALRDFTQNFHKLELKGSNFFVRGYMTETRDGDSWNMSAQGGYMNEYLSPTATKWAPQYAQRYVLAMQGYIPGVIAGNPEAAHIEARRYADNVDGDNSDPDVQVRPLPGTPQFTQLMNDVRKNLFQRDPEGSSFVDNSRLYHGEFNYQFNQIEAVDFMVGGNFRQYDLFSDGTVFNEDPEGDGNERIKINEFGFYGQLAKTLGESLRLTASLRYDKNENFDGQVTPRLSAVYTFSETHNIRASYQTGFRNPDTQAQFIFFPSSGGTLLGSTEANAARYGIHNGGAWTRASYNAFRASGGTLDPDTGDPVGGNSSLLVTTDIPYVQPEKLTALEIGYKGSFNNRMLVDINGYYTIYHYCPTKILKGRLV, encoded by the coding sequence ATGGAGAAGTTTTACAAACGTTCGATGGGGCTAACGCTGCTGATGCTGCTGGCCGCCACGATGGCCTTTGCGCAGACCACCGTTTCAGGAACGGTGAAGGATGATGCTGGCAACCCCATCCCGGGTATTAACATTAAAGTAAAGGGAACTGTAGCTGGAACAATCAGCGATGTGAGAGGAAATTTTACGGTAACCACTTCACAGGCTCCCCCGATTACATTGGAGTTCTCATTTATTGGATATATCTCCCAGGAAATTGAGATAACCGATGCTAACACCACTGGACTTAGTGTTACCATGGTTGAGAACATTGAAACCTTAGGTGAAGTAATTGTAACAGGAGGTCGAACTGAAGAATCATTTATGAGAGCTCCAGTTACCGTTGAAAAAATTGACATCCTCGGTATCCAACAAACTGCCGCTCCTGATTTCTTTGATGCGCTTGCAAATATTAAAGGTGTTCAGGTAAACTCGGGTAGCTTAAACTTCACACAGGTGAACACGCGCGGTTTTGCCTCCATTGCAAACGTGCGTTTTGTACAGTTAGTGGATGGAATGGACACCTCTGCGCCTCTGCTAAACTTCCCGACAGGAAACATTGTAGCGATGAGCGAACTGGATGCGGAGAGTATGGAGCTTGTACCCGGTGCGGCTTCTGCCCTTTACGGACCCAATGCATTCAACGGTATCCTGATGATGAAGAGCAAAAGTCCGTTTGAATACCAGGGCTTCAGCGCTATGGTAAAAGGCGGTATCACCACCTCAGACGCACAAGGCGAAAGTTTTCCGATGTATAACTTCTCTGCTCGTTATGCCAAGGCATTTAACAATAAGTTTGCTTTTAAGCTAAACTTCTCATTGATGCAGGCTACCGACTGGAAAAGCAATGACTACAAGACTGATCGTTTGCGCCCGGAATCAACTGTTGATTTAAGCGGTGCCGCCAACTTCGATGGACTAAACCTATATGGTGATGAAACACCCATCCCAGTTCCGATTGGTGGAACTTTCGGTACACTTGATTTAAGAAGAACCGGTTTCCGTGAAGAAGATATTCTCGATAACGATGAAGCCAGAAGCATGAAAGCTGATGTGGCGCTCCACTATAAGTTAACGGATAAAATGGAGTTGTTGTACAACTGGCGCTTTGGTGGTGGTAGCTCAATCTACCAAGGGACTGAAAAGTATGCGCTACGTGATTTCACTCAAAACTTTCACAAACTTGAACTCAAAGGATCAAACTTCTTTGTACGTGGTTATATGACAGAAACCAGGGATGGGGACTCATGGAACATGAGCGCGCAAGGTGGTTACATGAATGAATATTTAAGTCCAACGGCTACAAAATGGGCACCACAGTATGCACAGCGATATGTTCTGGCCATGCAAGGCTATATCCCAGGAGTCATTGCTGGTAATCCAGAAGCCGCACACATTGAAGCAAGAAGGTACGCAGACAACGTTGATGGAGATAACTCTGATCCTGATGTCCAGGTAAGACCTTTGCCCGGAACTCCTCAATTCACTCAACTAATGAATGATGTTAGAAAAAATCTATTTCAAAGAGATCCAGAAGGTTCCTCATTTGTTGATAACTCTCGCCTATATCATGGTGAATTTAACTACCAATTTAACCAAATTGAAGCAGTCGATTTCATGGTAGGTGGTAATTTCCGTCAATATGATTTATTCAGTGATGGTACCGTATTTAACGAAGACCCTGAAGGCGATGGTAATGAGCGTATCAAAATCAATGAATTTGGTTTCTATGGTCAGCTAGCCAAAACATTAGGGGAATCATTGCGACTTACTGCATCTTTACGCTACGATAAGAATGAAAACTTTGATGGTCAGGTAACACCACGATTATCTGCTGTGTATACCTTCAGTGAAACACATAATATACGGGCCTCTTATCAAACCGGCTTCCGAAACCCCGATACACAAGCACAGTTTATCTTCTTCCCTTCTTCAGGAGGAACATTATTAGGCAGCACGGAAGCGAATGCTGCACGTTACGGAATTCACAACGGTGGAGCTTGGACAAGGGCTTCTTATAATGCCTTTAGAGCATCCGGAGGAACTCTAGATCCCGATACTGGTGATCCTGTGGGTGGTAATTCAAGTTTATTAGTCACAACAGATATACCCTATGTACAACCAGAAAAACTCACAGCTTTAGAAATAGGTTATAAAGGTAGTTTCAACAACAGAATGTTAGTTGATATAAATGGTTATTATACAATTTATCATTATTGTCCGACTAAAATTTTAAAAGGGCGGCTTGTTTAG